In Malus sylvestris chromosome 16, drMalSylv7.2, whole genome shotgun sequence, the following are encoded in one genomic region:
- the LOC126608336 gene encoding uncharacterized protein LOC126608336, with product MGAFISKFWFMLFPAKEYKIVVVGLDNAGKTTTLYKLHLGEVVTTNPTVGSNVEELVYKNIRFEVWDLGGQERLRTSWATYYRGTHAIIAVIDSTDRARISVMKDELLRLLAHEDLQHSVVLVFANKQDLKDAMTPAEITDTLSLHSIKNHDWHIQACCALTGEGLYDGLGWIAQHVTGKAPT from the exons ATGGGGGCATTCATTTCCAAGTTTTGGTTCATGTTGTTTCCTGCAAAAGAGTATAAGATAGTGGTAGTTGGGTTGGACAATGCTGGGAAGACCACTACTCTTTACAAATTACACTTGGGAGAGGTTGTCACTACGAACCCAACTGTAGGCAGCAACGTCGAAGAGCTTGTCTACAAGAACATTCGATTCGAG GTATGGGATCTTGGTGGACAAGAAAGACTGAGGACTTCATGGGCAACATATTACCGTGGAACACATGCTATCATTGCGGTTATAGACAGTACGGATAGGGCAAGAATTTCAGTTATGAAAGATGAACTGTTGAGGTTGCTGGCACATGAGGATCTTCAACATTCTGTTGTACTGGTTTTTGCCAATAAACAAGACCTCAAGGATGCAATGACCCCAGCAGAGATCACCGACACACTCTCTCTTCACAGCATCAAGAATCATGACTGGCACATCCAAGCCTGTTGTGCCCTCACAGGAGAAGGGCTGTATGATGGTCTAGGTTGGATTGCCCAGCACGTTACAGGGAAAGCGCCCACTTGA
- the LOC126608338 gene encoding guanine nucleotide-binding protein subunit gamma 2-like yields the protein MQSDGSETLSPTTLRLQSLSAADTRGKHRIHAELKRLEQETRFLEEELEQLEKMDKASSACKEILNSAETRPDPLLPITHGPLNPFWDRWFEGPQDSKGCRCWIL from the exons ATGCAATCGGATGGGTCGGAAACATTGAGCCCAACAACCCTACGGCTGCAGTCCTTGTCCGCCGCCGACACCAGAGGGAAGCACAGGATACATGCCGAGTTGAAGCGGCTCGAGCAAGAAACTAGATTCTTAGAG GAAGAACTGGAGCAACTTGAAAAGATGGATAAGGCATCATCTGCATGCAAGGA AATACTAAACAGTGCGGAAACAAGGCCTGATCCATTACTCCCAAT AACACACGGCCCTCTTAATCCGTTCTGGGATCGATGGTTCGAAGGCCCCCAAGACTCAAAAGGTTGCAGATGCTGGATATTGTGA